One stretch of Thermococcus sp. 21S9 DNA includes these proteins:
- a CDS encoding [protein ADP-ribosylglutamate] hydrolase: protein MLEVVKGDITRFPAEAIVNAANRYLEHGGGVAYAIAKAAAGDVREYIRVSKEAMLEQLGKGSIEHGEVVVTPPMRLERHGVKYVIHTVGPYCGGVWDADKREKLRRAILGALRKADELGVKSVAFPAISAGIYGCPLEEVVRAFKETVEEFLREAKSVEKVYLVLYSDDAYRTALEVLHQKRY from the coding sequence ATGCTTGAGGTCGTCAAGGGCGACATTACCCGCTTTCCGGCCGAGGCCATCGTGAACGCCGCGAACCGCTACCTCGAGCACGGTGGTGGCGTTGCTTACGCCATAGCCAAAGCCGCCGCTGGAGACGTCCGCGAGTACATCAGGGTAAGCAAAGAAGCTATGCTGGAACAGCTTGGGAAGGGCTCAATAGAGCACGGTGAGGTCGTTGTAACGCCCCCGATGAGGCTTGAGCGTCACGGGGTTAAGTACGTCATTCACACTGTTGGCCCGTACTGCGGGGGAGTGTGGGATGCGGATAAGCGGGAGAAGCTCAGGAGGGCAATCCTCGGGGCCTTAAGAAAGGCCGACGAGCTGGGCGTTAAGAGCGTGGCATTCCCCGCCATAAGCGCCGGAATCTACGGCTGTCCGCTTGAAGAAGTTGTGAGGGCCTTCAAGGAAACCGTTGAGGAGTTCTTGAGGGAAGCTAAGAGCGTGGAGAAGGTTTATCTCGTTCTGTACTCTGACGATGCCTACCGGACGGCGCTCGAGGTTCTTCACCAAAAACGTTATTAA
- a CDS encoding NAD(P)H-hydrate dehydratase codes for MRIEDVYVWDINAKWLGITPHQLMENAGAGVARTIEERFGKGLRIAVFSGTGNNGGDGFVVARHLSFENDVTVFLVGDEAKIRSEEARHNWEILKGLDFVKIKVLKDSTYIRSLDLSGYDVIVDALLGAGTRGEPREPVRSAIEKINEYSGKAKIVSVDLPSGYPSDVRVKADFAVTFQWDKEEYEGFERVVVKIGYPRELYHLVGPGDAKFALRKRGQHKGQNGRLLVIGGSSSYYGAPYLASRGASYLVDLVYLAMPAEPAKRISDPDLILRPFPGGDFSKERLDDLLKLTEKVDAVVLGPGLGLADETKEFVREFVRRCEKPIVIDADGLKAIAEDLSVLKGKTFVLTPHAGEFKALFGVKPPEELIERARLVKEKAREIGGVILLKGAYDIISDGETWKYNRTGNRGMTTGGTGDVLAGLVGALLALGNSPLRSASVGAFLNGLAGDVVKEELGENFTALELAKRIPKAVKWVEEF; via the coding sequence ATGAGAATCGAGGACGTTTACGTCTGGGACATCAACGCCAAGTGGCTCGGCATAACCCCTCACCAGCTCATGGAGAACGCGGGAGCGGGAGTAGCGAGGACGATAGAGGAGCGCTTTGGAAAGGGCCTCAGGATTGCGGTCTTCTCGGGAACCGGGAATAACGGCGGGGACGGCTTCGTCGTTGCGAGGCATTTGAGCTTCGAGAACGACGTCACGGTTTTTCTGGTTGGAGACGAGGCGAAGATAAGGAGCGAGGAAGCCAGGCACAACTGGGAAATCCTGAAGGGTCTTGACTTCGTGAAAATCAAAGTTCTCAAGGATTCCACCTACATAAGGTCCCTCGACCTGAGCGGTTACGACGTCATCGTCGATGCCCTCCTCGGAGCGGGCACGAGGGGCGAGCCGAGAGAGCCGGTACGCTCGGCAATCGAGAAAATCAACGAATATAGTGGGAAGGCAAAAATCGTCAGCGTCGACCTGCCGAGCGGTTACCCGAGCGACGTCCGCGTTAAAGCTGACTTCGCAGTGACTTTCCAGTGGGACAAGGAGGAGTACGAGGGCTTTGAGAGGGTCGTAGTTAAGATAGGCTATCCCAGGGAGCTCTACCACCTCGTCGGGCCGGGGGATGCAAAGTTCGCGCTCAGGAAGAGGGGCCAGCACAAGGGGCAGAACGGCAGGCTTCTGGTCATCGGTGGCAGTTCAAGCTATTACGGCGCACCGTACCTTGCCTCCAGGGGGGCGAGCTACCTCGTCGACCTCGTTTACCTCGCGATGCCGGCCGAACCTGCGAAGAGGATAAGCGACCCGGACCTGATTCTGAGGCCCTTCCCGGGCGGGGACTTCTCGAAAGAGCGCCTTGATGACCTTCTCAAGCTGACCGAGAAAGTAGATGCGGTTGTTCTCGGTCCAGGGCTCGGTCTCGCTGACGAAACAAAGGAGTTCGTTAGAGAGTTCGTGAGGCGCTGTGAGAAGCCTATTGTAATCGATGCTGACGGACTGAAGGCGATAGCCGAGGATTTGAGCGTTCTCAAGGGTAAGACCTTCGTCCTCACGCCCCACGCAGGTGAGTTCAAAGCCCTCTTCGGCGTCAAGCCCCCAGAGGAGCTGATTGAGCGCGCCAGGCTTGTCAAGGAGAAGGCCCGGGAAATCGGTGGAGTAATCCTCCTCAAGGGGGCATACGATATCATAAGCGACGGAGAAACCTGGAAGTACAACAGAACAGGCAACCGGGGAATGACGACCGGTGGAACGGGTGACGTTTTGGCCGGCCTCGTCGGGGCCCTGCTCGCTCTCGGAAACTCTCCTCTGCGGTCGGCCTCGGTTGGTGCCTTCCTCAACGGCCTCGCCGGCGACGTGGTGAAAGAAGAGCTTGGAGAAAACTTCACTGCCCTTGAGCTCGCGAAACGGATTCCAAAGGCCGTAAAATGGGTGGAGGAGTTTTGA
- a CDS encoding transcriptional regulator has product MREVLIITQPEKVKVLSEETRFKILQLLRQRPMTIWELSMAIGRDRTTIYRHIKALEKAGFVEELGTEGNEKLYGRTARLFLIKAEPHESIENFRQAYLQVEADRLVNILEKAGIHVKDREKLRMLVKEILDEIELNSQHIIRRISEANVEMSEIELFHFLNMLVFLQSCELCEMAKKVKKLIEI; this is encoded by the coding sequence GTGAGGGAAGTTCTAATCATAACCCAGCCCGAGAAGGTTAAGGTCCTGTCGGAGGAGACTAGGTTCAAGATACTCCAGCTCCTCAGGCAGAGGCCGATGACGATATGGGAGCTCAGCATGGCGATAGGCAGGGACAGAACAACCATTTACCGCCACATAAAGGCCCTTGAGAAGGCCGGCTTCGTTGAGGAACTCGGGACTGAGGGCAACGAGAAGCTCTACGGCAGAACCGCGAGGCTCTTCCTCATAAAAGCCGAACCGCACGAGAGCATCGAGAACTTCCGTCAGGCCTACCTTCAGGTAGAGGCGGACAGGCTCGTGAACATACTCGAGAAAGCCGGGATTCACGTGAAGGACAGGGAAAAGCTCAGGATGCTCGTAAAGGAAATTCTGGATGAGATTGAGCTCAACTCACAGCATATAATCCGGAGGATATCCGAGGCCAACGTGGAGATGAGCGAGATAGAGCTCTTCCACTTTCTCAACATGCTCGTCTTCCTCCAGAGTTGCGAACTCTGCGAAATGGCCAAGAAGGTCAAGAAGCTGATAGAGATATAG
- a CDS encoding DUF211 domain-containing protein: protein MARGIRLLVLDVLKPHQPIVTELALGLSELEGVEGVNITLVEIDKETENVKITIMGDDLDYDEIVRTIEEFGGVVHSIDMVAAGRRIVEEEETPQDKLEEY, encoded by the coding sequence ATGGCGAGGGGAATAAGGCTTCTCGTGCTGGACGTGCTCAAGCCCCACCAGCCGATAGTCACGGAGCTGGCCCTCGGACTGAGCGAGCTCGAGGGAGTCGAGGGAGTCAACATCACGCTCGTCGAGATTGACAAGGAGACGGAGAACGTCAAGATAACGATAATGGGCGACGACCTCGACTACGACGAGATAGTCAGGACGATAGAGGAGTTCGGCGGTGTGGTGCACAGCATCGATATGGTTGCCGCGGGGAGGAGAATCGTCGAGGAGGAGGAAACCCCGCAGGACAAGCTGGAGGAGTACTGA
- a CDS encoding winged helix-turn-helix domain-containing protein codes for MSKVKVITDPEVIKLMLEDTRRKILALLRNREMTISQLSEILGKTPQTVYHHIEKLKEAGLVEVKRTEMKGNLVEKYYGRTADAFYINLYLGDEELRYFARSKLKTKLDIFRALGYEFDEGELLNVMDELLKKEHEFKTEISEEIEANEERLKEFSNEDIIHAIDWLAMARMGRDEESLELLKKLGELLKK; via the coding sequence ATGTCTAAGGTGAAGGTGATAACAGATCCAGAAGTCATAAAGCTGATGCTTGAGGACACGAGGAGAAAAATATTAGCCCTACTGCGGAACAGGGAGATGACTATTTCACAGCTCAGCGAAATTCTCGGAAAAACTCCACAGACGGTTTACCACCACATCGAGAAGCTCAAGGAAGCGGGCCTCGTCGAGGTCAAGAGGACCGAGATGAAGGGCAACTTGGTTGAAAAGTACTACGGAAGGACCGCCGACGCGTTCTACATCAACCTCTATCTCGGCGACGAGGAGTTAAGGTACTTCGCCCGCTCGAAGCTCAAGACGAAGCTTGACATCTTCAGGGCCCTCGGCTACGAGTTTGACGAGGGCGAGCTCCTCAACGTTATGGACGAGCTCCTCAAGAAGGAGCACGAGTTCAAGACCGAGATTTCAGAGGAGATTGAGGCCAACGAGGAGAGGCTCAAGGAGTTCTCCAACGAGGACATAATCCACGCCATAGACTGGCTCGCGATGGCCAGGATGGGACGCGACGAGGAGAGCCTCGAACTCCTCAAGAAGCTCGGTGAACTGCTCAAGAAGTGA
- a CDS encoding acetate--CoA ligase family protein — translation MGSLDFLFYPKSVAVIGASHVPGKVGNAIMRSMTLRFSGKVYAVNVKGGEIEVNGKKFKVYRSIKEIPDEIDVAVIAVPAKFVPDVIDECGEKGVKGAIVISAGFKEAGRADLEEELVKRARKWGIRLVGPNCLGVTNLENGFDCNFNPPERQARPPFGKVAFMSQSGAFGAAILDWAAREKIGMSKFISLGNMADLDESDFMDYLGDDEKTGVITGYLEGVKDGRKFLETAKRVTLKKPVVILKSGRTEAGAKAAASHTGSLAGSYAIYRAAFEQSGVLEATTMRQLFNYAKVLAMQKPAKGDRVAIVTNGGGAGVMMSDGLLERGLKMAELSEETLKKFEEDVKAGKLPAHMSYKNPIDVIGDAPSSRYEIAMRYALEDPNVDVLVVIALFQSPALDEGIIDAVERMKAYGKPIVFVAPGGDFPHKMARNIEQKGIPVYETTEDAVDAVYALVKYGEWLRENGKL, via the coding sequence ATGGGGAGCCTCGACTTCCTGTTTTACCCCAAGAGCGTCGCTGTCATAGGTGCCTCCCACGTGCCCGGGAAGGTTGGAAACGCCATAATGCGCTCGATGACACTTCGCTTCAGCGGCAAGGTTTATGCCGTCAACGTCAAGGGCGGTGAAATCGAAGTCAACGGGAAGAAGTTCAAGGTCTACAGAAGCATCAAGGAGATTCCCGATGAGATTGACGTCGCGGTCATCGCGGTTCCTGCCAAGTTTGTGCCCGACGTTATAGACGAGTGCGGTGAGAAGGGCGTCAAGGGCGCGATAGTTATCTCCGCCGGCTTCAAAGAGGCCGGAAGGGCCGACCTTGAGGAAGAACTCGTTAAGCGCGCCAGGAAGTGGGGAATAAGGCTCGTCGGTCCGAACTGTCTCGGCGTCACGAACCTCGAGAACGGCTTCGACTGTAACTTCAACCCGCCAGAGAGGCAGGCCAGACCGCCCTTCGGAAAGGTCGCCTTCATGAGTCAGAGCGGAGCCTTCGGAGCGGCAATCCTCGACTGGGCCGCGAGGGAGAAAATCGGAATGAGCAAGTTCATCAGCCTCGGCAACATGGCGGACCTCGACGAGAGCGACTTCATGGACTACCTCGGCGACGACGAGAAGACGGGCGTTATAACCGGCTACCTTGAGGGTGTTAAGGACGGAAGGAAGTTCCTCGAGACGGCAAAGCGCGTTACGCTCAAGAAGCCCGTCGTGATTCTCAAGAGCGGAAGGACCGAGGCCGGTGCCAAAGCGGCCGCAAGCCACACAGGCTCACTCGCGGGTTCCTACGCGATTTACAGGGCCGCCTTTGAGCAGAGCGGTGTTCTGGAAGCGACCACGATGAGACAGCTCTTCAACTACGCGAAGGTCCTGGCAATGCAGAAGCCGGCCAAAGGCGACCGCGTCGCGATAGTCACCAACGGCGGTGGAGCAGGAGTTATGATGAGCGACGGCCTGCTCGAGCGCGGTTTGAAGATGGCGGAGCTTAGCGAGGAGACGCTTAAGAAGTTCGAGGAGGACGTCAAGGCCGGAAAGCTCCCGGCTCACATGTCATACAAGAACCCGATTGACGTTATAGGCGACGCCCCGTCGAGCAGGTACGAGATAGCCATGCGCTACGCCCTCGAAGACCCGAACGTTGACGTTCTCGTCGTCATCGCGCTCTTCCAGAGCCCGGCCCTCGACGAGGGAATCATTGACGCGGTCGAGAGAATGAAGGCCTACGGCAAGCCGATTGTCTTCGTCGCCCCCGGTGGAGACTTCCCGCACAAGATGGCGAGGAACATCGAGCAGAAGGGCATTCCGGTCTACGAGACCACCGAGGACGCGGTCGATGCCGTCTATGCCCTCGTCAAGTACGGCGAGTGGCTCAGGGAGAACGGAAAGCTCTGA